The Nocardioides humi genome includes a region encoding these proteins:
- a CDS encoding carbohydrate ABC transporter permease, which produces MSTAQDLPAGDAVTTAPPAGGPPDRDRARLLRRQRRSRWDLKLSPYLYISPFFILFAIVGLYPLLYTGYLSFFQWNRNQYSRGEFIGLDNFTFVLTDPVFQKSLVNTFSIFLLSSVPQIVIAVAVAALLDTRLRGRTFWRMSVLLPFVVAPAAAVLIFGSFFADQSGLINQVLTHLGLDPIRWHVDRFWSHFAIAGMVNWRWTGYNALIVLAAMQAVPRDLYEAAALDGAGRIRQFFAVTLPMIRPTIVFVVITSTIGGLQIFTEPRLFDNTPNREGGPDHQYMTSTLYIYVKGIEDQFYGRASAAAFLLFLIIIAIVLLNFGLTRLATRKAGRA; this is translated from the coding sequence GGCGGGCGGGCCACCCGACCGTGACCGCGCGCGACTGCTACGCCGGCAGCGCCGGTCGCGGTGGGACCTCAAGCTGAGCCCGTACCTCTACATCTCGCCCTTCTTCATCCTCTTCGCGATCGTCGGGCTCTACCCGCTGCTCTACACGGGCTACCTGTCGTTCTTCCAGTGGAACCGCAACCAGTACTCCCGCGGCGAGTTCATCGGCCTCGACAACTTCACCTTCGTCCTCACCGACCCGGTGTTCCAGAAATCGCTGGTCAACACCTTCTCGATCTTCCTGCTCAGCTCGGTGCCGCAGATCGTGATCGCGGTGGCGGTCGCCGCGCTGCTCGACACCCGGCTGCGCGGGCGCACCTTCTGGCGGATGAGCGTGCTGCTGCCGTTCGTGGTCGCCCCGGCCGCCGCCGTCCTCATCTTCGGCAGCTTCTTCGCCGACCAGTCCGGCCTCATCAACCAGGTCCTCACCCATCTCGGCCTCGACCCGATCCGCTGGCACGTCGACCGGTTCTGGAGCCACTTCGCCATCGCCGGCATGGTCAACTGGCGGTGGACGGGCTACAACGCGCTCATCGTGCTGGCCGCGATGCAGGCCGTGCCGCGCGACCTCTACGAGGCCGCCGCGCTCGACGGCGCCGGCCGGATCCGCCAGTTCTTCGCGGTCACCCTGCCGATGATCCGGCCCACGATCGTCTTCGTCGTCATCACCAGCACCATCGGCGGGCTGCAGATCTTCACCGAGCCCCGTCTCTTCGACAACACGCCCAACCGCGAGGGCGGGCCCGACCACCAGTACATGACCTCGACGCTCTACATCTACGTCAAGGGGATCGAGGACCAGTTCTACGGACGGGCCTCCGCGGCGGCGTTCCTGCTCTTCCTCATCATCATCGCGATCGTGCTGCTCAACTTCGGCCTGACCCGGCTGGCGACCCGGAAGGCGGGCCGCGCATGA